A stretch of Hemicordylus capensis ecotype Gifberg chromosome 9, rHemCap1.1.pri, whole genome shotgun sequence DNA encodes these proteins:
- the CCDC102A gene encoding coiled-coil domain-containing protein 102A: MNPSATSHLADSPQLSNSSLLNSILGSPQPERMSLPDSMPPTPKSGTPSPGPPQLPLLGAGCLDGDWESREELRLRELEEARARAAQMEKTMRWWSDCTANWREKWSKVRAERNKAREEVRQLRQKLEALTKELASLKRERQEVLNENEQLGKEVARLAAAGGQKEQERDNRVASEKEREAESEPVRDVGSEKLPRNKSLQEFELMENLLKSKQDGSECWDQRSSVSVRSAFTRPERNRLIWEDVSVIEEDATKVTALKLRLDESQKVLLKEREDKLSLSKNIEKLEGELSQWKIKYEELSKNKQEVMKQLNILKEIHQDELGRISEDLEDELGARSSMDKKLAELRSEMERLQAENAAEWGKRERLETEKLNLERENKKLRAQIEDLEEVLARKRRQTASALDTDFKTIQAELFEKNKELADLKHVHAKLKKQSQEKMAELAHAHRRVEQHEGEVKKLRLRVEELKKELAQAEDELDEAHNQARKLQRSLDEQTEQSENLQVQLEHLQSRLRRQQNIPLFGKIRSSRFGPEDHGEGNSDLDEDEDLQIQVP; encoded by the exons ATGAACCCGAGCGCCACCTCCCACCTGGCCGATTCGCCCCAGCTCTCCAACAGCAGCCTCCTCAACAGCATCCTGGGCAGCCCCCAGCCGGAGCGGATGAGCCTGCCGGActccatgccccccacccccaagagcggcaccccctccccggggcccccccagctgcccctgctggGCGCCGGTTGCCTCGACGGCGACTGGGAGAGCCGCGAGGAGCTGCGCCTGCGGGAGCTGGAGGAGGCCCGGGCCCGGGCGGCCCAGATGGAGAAGACGATGCGCTGGTGGTCGGACTGCACCGCCAACTGGCGGGAGAAGTGGAGCAAGGTGCGGGCCGAGCGCAACAAGGCCCGGGAGGAAGTGCGCCAGCTGCGGCAGAAGCTGGAGGCCCTGACGAAGGAGCTGGCCAGCCTGAAGCGGGAGCGGCAAGAGGTGCTGAACGAGAACGAGCAGCTGGGGAAGGAGGTGGCGCgcctggcggcggcgggcgggcagaaggagcaggagcgggaCAACCGGGTCGCCTCCGAGAAGGAGCGCGAGGCCGAGTCGGAGCCGGTGCGAGACGTGGGCTCCGAGAAGCTCCCgagaaacaag TCGTTGCAGGAGTTTGAGCTGATGGAGAACCTCTTGAAGAGCAAACAGGATGGATCCGAGTGCTGGGACCAGCGCAGCTCCGTCAGCGTCCGCTCTGCCTTCACCCGCCCGGAGAGGAACCGGCTGATCTGGGAGGACGTCTCTGTCATTGAGGAGGACGCCACGAAGGTCACCGCCCTGAAGCTGAGGCTGGATGAGTCCCAGAAAGTGCTGCTCAAAGAGCGGGA GGACAAGCTGTCCCTCAGCAAGAACATCGAGAAGCTGGAAGGCGAGCTGAGCCAGTGGAAAATCAAGTACGAAGAGCTGAGCAAGAACAAGCAGGAGGTGATGAAGCAG ctGAACATTCTCAAGGAGATCCACCAGGATGAGCTAGGACGCATCTCCGAGGATCTGGAAGACGAACTGGGGGCTCGATCGAGTATGGACAAGAAACTGGCAGAACTGAGATCAGAG ATGGAGCGGCTGCAGGCGGAAAACGCAGCCGAGTGGGGGAAGCGGGAACGCCTGGAGACGGAGAAGCTGAACCTGGAAAGGGAGAACAAGAAGTTGCGGGCACAGATTGAGGATCTGGAGGAGGTCCTGGCTCGGAAGAGGAGGCAAACCGCTAGTGCCCTGGACACCGATTTCAAGACCATCCAGGCCGAGCTCTTTGAGAAGAACAAG GAGCTGGCGGACCTGAAGCACGTGCATGCCAAGCTGAAGAAGCAGTCCCAAGAGAAGATGGCGGAACTGGCCCATGCTCACCGGCGAGTGGAGCAGCACGAGGGCGAGGTCAAGAAGCTGCGCCTGCGGGTGGAAGAGCTCAAGAAGGAGCTGGCCCAAGCCGAGGACGAG CTTGACGAGGCTCACAACCAAGCACGGAAATTGCAGAGGTCGCTTGATGAGCAGACAGAGCAGAGTGAGAACCTCCAAGTTCAGCTGGAGCATCTGCAGTCCAG